AAGGCGCGTCAGCATCTGCAAGGCTTCCTGCTGCGGCACGGGCGTGTTTATGCTGGCAAGCGGGGCTGGACCCTGGCCTATCGGCGCTGGCTGACCACGGTGCGCTTTGATCACCCCGCCCAGCAGGTGGTGCTGCAGGATTACATCCATGCGCTCACAGACGCCGAGGCTCGGGTTGAACGCCTGGCACGGCAGATCGAGGATCTGCTGCCGCACTGGTCGATGGCGCCAGTGGTGGAGGCGGTGCAGGCCATGCGCGGTGTCGCCTTCATCGTCGCCGTGACCGTGGTCGCCGAAGTCGGCGACTTCTCCCGCTTCGACAATCCCCGACAGCTGATGGCCTATCTGGGCCTGGTGCCGTCCGAGCATTCCAGCGGCGCCACCGTACGACGCGGCGGCATCACCAAGGCCGGCAACGCCTTGGCCCGGCGAGCGCTCATCGAAGGCGCCTGGACCTACCGGATGCAGGCGCGGGTCAGCCGTAAATTGCACGACCGTCTCGAGAACCTGCCCCAGGCCATCCGCGACATCGCCTGGAAGGCCCAGGTCCGGCTGTGTGCCCGCTTTCGGCGGCTGGCGGCCACAGGCAAAGCCCGGGTGGTGGTGACAACCGCCATCGCTCGGGAGATGGTGGGCTTCCTGTGGGCGATTGCTCGGCAGGTGCAAGTGGCCCCGGCGGCCTGATCCAGCGCCAGCCGGTCGTACCGGTGCCCACGGCTGGAGGCGGGGCGCGGTGGGGAATCCTCGTCCTCTGTTATGAGCCGACCTCGTCGACGCTCGCCGCTTAGACCGAGGCAGCTTCAGGACGAAACCACGGTCATGCGGTACCCAACCCGCGCATGAGAGCTTGCTCAACCGTCGTCTTTGGCCCCGTCTCCTGCCGTGGGCATCCACTGAGCTTCAGCGCCTGGGCGTAGCC
The Azospirillum brasilense genome window above contains:
- a CDS encoding IS110 family transposase, producing MNDTIYVGLDVHKATVAVAVAEGMRGGEVRQLGSVRHTPEQIAKLAEKLAKGGRRLSFCYEAGPCGYGLHRQLTDLGNDCIVVAPSLIPMKVGDRVKTDRRDAVMLAKLHRSGDLTAVWVPDSAHEAVRDLIRARATAVRVLGKARQHLQGFLLRHGRVYAGKRGWTLAYRRWLTTVRFDHPAQQVVLQDYIHALTDAEARVERLARQIEDLLPHWSMAPVVEAVQAMRGVAFIVAVTVVAEVGDFSRFDNPRQLMAYLGLVPSEHSSGATVRRGGITKAGNALARRALIEGAWTYRMQARVSRKLHDRLENLPQAIRDIAWKAQVRLCARFRRLAATGKARVVVTTAIAREMVGFLWAIARQVQVAPAA